The Sphingobacteriaceae bacterium genome has a segment encoding these proteins:
- a CDS encoding sodium:proton antiporter: MDVIQIITILIGICAAFSYLNTRFLKFPPSVGIMLIALIFSILLLIEGHASSYFHDLVKDIVAEVNFPHILLDVMLGFLLFAGSLHVNFNALKKQGPAITIFSTLGVMVSTFLFGTIFYFLLDLVSLHIDYMYCILFGSLISPTDPIAVLGILKKCNVPKEIEVLIEGESLFNDGIGVVLFLTLMQVVNSGIENFSGLETAGLFAREVFGGLLLGFLHGYIVFYFIKKIDNYHTVVLMSLAFVMVTGQLAKLFHVSGPLATIVVGLMVGNKAHKFMSVKTKDYHDKFWELLDDLLNAMLFVLIGLQMVMLPFLLQYLEIGILSIFLLIACRFVSLRLPMLFLKNKLLYNKNTALIMTWGGLRGGLSIALTLSLPDSPFNETIIAITYMIVIFSILIQALTTERVVKSLLKIKN, from the coding sequence ATGGATGTAATACAAATTATCACCATCCTTATCGGAATTTGTGCGGCGTTCAGTTATCTCAACACCCGCTTCTTAAAATTTCCTCCTTCGGTTGGAATAATGCTTATCGCACTCATCTTTTCAATTTTACTTTTAATAGAAGGACATGCCAGCAGTTATTTTCATGATTTGGTAAAAGATATTGTTGCTGAAGTTAACTTCCCCCATATTTTATTGGATGTTATGTTGGGTTTCCTGTTATTCGCAGGATCACTTCATGTTAATTTCAATGCACTTAAAAAACAAGGACCCGCAATAACGATATTCTCCACCCTGGGAGTAATGGTTTCAACTTTCCTGTTCGGAACTATTTTTTATTTTTTGCTTGATTTGGTATCGCTTCATATTGATTATATGTATTGCATTTTATTTGGTTCTTTAATTTCACCTACAGATCCCATTGCCGTTTTAGGCATCTTAAAAAAATGTAATGTGCCTAAAGAAATTGAAGTTTTAATTGAAGGCGAATCTTTGTTTAATGATGGAATTGGAGTGGTATTGTTTTTAACTTTGATGCAAGTAGTCAACTCCGGGATTGAAAATTTTTCAGGATTAGAAACCGCGGGATTGTTTGCCAGAGAAGTTTTTGGCGGCTTACTATTGGGATTCTTACATGGCTACATTGTTTTTTATTTTATTAAAAAAATAGATAATTATCATACCGTGGTTTTAATGTCATTGGCATTCGTGATGGTAACCGGACAATTAGCTAAGTTGTTTCATGTAAGCGGACCCCTCGCCACAATTGTTGTTGGATTAATGGTTGGCAACAAAGCCCATAAATTTATGTCGGTAAAAACAAAAGACTACCATGATAAATTTTGGGAATTACTTGACGATTTATTAAATGCCATGCTTTTTGTTTTAATCGGTTTACAAATGGTAATGCTTCCGTTCTTATTGCAATACTTAGAAATTGGCATTCTGTCGATTTTCTTATTAATTGCTTGCAGATTCGTATCCTTGCGTTTACCTATGTTATTTTTGAAAAATAAATTGCTTTACAACAAAAACACAGCATTGATTATGACCTGGGGAGGATTACGAGGAGGCTTATCTATTGCTTTAACATTATCTTTACCCGATAGTCCCTTTAATGAAACAATTATCGCCATAACTTATATGATTGTAATATTTTCTATATTAATACAAGCATTAACCACTGAAAGAGTAGTTAAATCATTACTAAAAATTAAGAATTAA
- a CDS encoding HD domain-containing protein, with the protein MSEEEKKKSSDKKTERLNNKLRIKELQFEALLDITNSINHDFSTLVVIEKFKHFVKDQLHIDKLILFSKFAKWRVLLDYGTSEEELENIDVDRDLIHINKIDSIVSVQNNALKGFDLVVPVYQGEKALAYLLLGDVSDDERSVSSIIKHLNFLQLLTNICVSAIENQRLAKEVLKQEQQRRKMIEKQNETLEVLVKERTKELEAEKEESERLLHNILPRKIANELKLNGSIEPLRYNEASVLFTDFKGFTATSSTISPQELVTELNDIFKGFDYIMEKHGVEKIKTIGDAYMAACGIPIESDNHALRIIYAAFDMITFLHERGKRSKIKWEMRVGVHSGPLVAGVVGTKKFTYDIWGDTVNTGSRMESNSEPGRINISQTTFDLIKHQFNCEYRGKLSAKGKGEIDMYFVNNEIMPERFLQARNIAENLLNQLDQKLYYHCKAHSLDVHDAVNILCLNENMADQERELARVAALFHDTGFLRQYKENEEKGCEIVKENLPSLGYSDEEINIICNMIMATKVPQNPKSKLDEIICDADLDYLGRMDFYTIGGNLHQELLEHGVDLSKKQWDEMQVKFLNIHTYFTNTSREFRNDGKQKHLDKIQYALSSSV; encoded by the coding sequence ATGAGTGAAGAAGAAAAAAAGAAAAGTTCAGATAAAAAAACCGAAAGGCTGAACAACAAACTCCGCATTAAAGAACTTCAGTTTGAAGCTTTATTGGATATTACTAACTCCATTAACCATGATTTTTCAACGTTAGTGGTTATTGAAAAATTCAAGCACTTTGTAAAAGACCAGCTGCATATAGATAAGCTCATCCTTTTTAGCAAATTTGCAAAATGGCGCGTATTATTAGATTATGGCACCAGCGAGGAAGAATTGGAAAATATTGATGTAGACAGAGATTTAATTCACATCAATAAAATTGATTCCATTGTTTCTGTACAAAATAATGCCTTAAAAGGTTTTGATTTAGTTGTACCGGTTTATCAGGGAGAAAAAGCCTTGGCCTATTTATTACTTGGCGACGTGAGCGATGATGAAAGAAGTGTAAGTAGCATTATTAAACACTTAAACTTTTTACAGCTACTCACTAACATTTGTGTAAGTGCCATTGAAAATCAACGTTTAGCCAAAGAGGTTTTAAAACAGGAGCAACAGCGCCGGAAAATGATAGAGAAGCAGAATGAAACCTTAGAAGTTTTGGTAAAAGAAAGAACCAAAGAATTAGAGGCCGAGAAAGAAGAATCAGAAAGATTATTACACAATATTTTACCCCGTAAAATTGCCAATGAACTTAAGTTAAACGGATCAATTGAACCCTTACGTTACAATGAAGCATCGGTGTTGTTTACCGACTTTAAAGGGTTTACGGCTACCTCATCTACTATTTCGCCCCAAGAATTAGTAACTGAGCTGAATGATATTTTTAAAGGATTTGATTACATCATGGAAAAACATGGCGTTGAAAAAATTAAAACCATAGGTGATGCCTATATGGCCGCATGCGGAATTCCAATTGAGTCTGATAATCATGCTTTGCGTATTATTTATGCAGCCTTTGATATGATTACCTTTTTGCACGAGCGCGGTAAGCGTTCAAAAATTAAATGGGAAATGCGGGTTGGTGTTCATTCCGGACCATTAGTAGCCGGTGTGGTGGGCACTAAAAAATTTACTTATGATATTTGGGGAGATACGGTGAACACGGGTTCGAGAATGGAAAGTAACAGTGAGCCGGGAAGAATAAATATTTCACAAACTACTTTTGATTTAATAAAGCATCAGTTTAATTGCGAATACAGGGGGAAATTAAGCGCCAAAGGCAAAGGTGAAATTGATATGTATTTTGTAAATAATGAAATCATGCCCGAACGTTTTTTACAAGCGAGAAATATTGCCGAAAATTTATTGAATCAGTTGGATCAAAAATTATATTACCACTGTAAAGCACATTCATTAGATGTGCACGATGCTGTTAATATTTTATGTTTAAATGAAAATATGGCTGATCAGGAAAGAGAGTTAGCTCGGGTAGCTGCCTTATTTCACGATACCGGTTTTTTAAGGCAGTATAAAGAAAATGAAGAAAAAGGTTGTGAAATAGTAAAAGAAAATTTACCGAGCTTGGGTTATTCAGATGAAGAAATAAATATTATCTGCAACATGATTATGGCCACCAAAGTACCTCAAAATCCAAAATCGAAATTAGATGAAATAATTTGCGATGCCGATTTAGATTATTTAGGGCGTATGGATTTTTATACCATTGGAGGTAATTTACACCAGGAATTACTGGAACATGGTGTTGATTTAAGTAAAAAACAATGGGATGAAATGCAAGTGAAATTTTTAAACATACATACGTACTTCACCAACACATCCAGAGAATTCAGAAATGACGGTAAACAAAAACATTTAGATAAAATTCAATATGCATTAAGTTCATCTGTATAG
- a CDS encoding OmpA family protein → MRLYSFLILFLISAIVTNAQKGNVSGDTIGAIFNEKIIAYNADGEISPIKIPDKGHYFLVYRFKGFDPRRVETIDSVRALEEKITTILLGGMVDNLKVICLSYDKGEEYKKWCENIKKSPPFKESVKYTVEYKNLNGHPDSEARCRDLFTKVTLFGPDGKFLSYSSSIAKFRYHLKNEKILIKGKIVSEKDGVEEPIEEMDVHVEASNKRDTLAKGKTDKYGDFAVKIPNNDTAYIIKANAKDKNVGILKLLTQEGKKISYMFKSNKGFEFKLLKADILELAEMKVDEDITMSIKKFQSSQEKELLVIEDIIYEKDQYRLTSSTEEVLNKVLSNLNKNEKMKLEIISHTDSQGDDQFNLKLSEKRAQVVAEYLIEKGIDKKRITHSGKGETQIRNRCFNNINCSDKEHGYNRRTEFKFSK, encoded by the coding sequence ATGCGCCTTTATTCATTTTTAATATTATTTTTAATTTCAGCAATAGTAACCAATGCCCAAAAAGGCAATGTTAGCGGTGATACCATAGGTGCTATTTTTAATGAAAAAATAATAGCATATAATGCCGATGGTGAAATAAGTCCCATCAAAATTCCGGATAAAGGACATTATTTTTTAGTTTATCGTTTTAAAGGTTTTGATCCGCGCAGGGTGGAAACCATTGATTCCGTTCGGGCATTGGAAGAAAAAATCACAACAATTTTGCTAGGTGGAATGGTAGATAACTTAAAAGTGATTTGTTTATCCTATGATAAAGGGGAGGAGTATAAAAAATGGTGCGAGAATATTAAAAAAAGTCCACCTTTTAAAGAAAGCGTAAAGTATACGGTGGAGTACAAGAATTTAAACGGACATCCTGATAGTGAGGCCAGATGCCGTGATTTGTTTACCAAAGTTACTTTGTTTGGCCCCGATGGTAAATTTCTTTCTTATTCCAGTTCAATTGCCAAATTCAGGTATCATTTAAAAAACGAAAAGATATTAATTAAAGGAAAAATAGTTTCAGAAAAAGATGGAGTAGAAGAACCTATAGAAGAAATGGATGTGCATGTTGAAGCCAGTAACAAACGAGATACATTAGCCAAGGGAAAAACAGATAAATATGGAGATTTTGCAGTGAAAATTCCGAATAATGACACCGCTTACATCATCAAAGCCAATGCCAAAGATAAAAATGTGGGGATACTGAAATTACTAACGCAAGAAGGAAAGAAAATATCATACATGTTCAAATCTAATAAAGGATTTGAGTTTAAATTATTAAAAGCAGATATTTTAGAATTAGCGGAAATGAAGGTAGACGAAGATATAACCATGTCCATCAAAAAATTCCAATCTAGTCAGGAAAAAGAGTTGTTGGTTATTGAGGATATTATTTACGAAAAAGACCAGTATCGTTTAACATCATCTACTGAAGAAGTTTTAAATAAAGTGTTATCCAATTTAAATAAAAACGAAAAAATGAAATTGGAAATTATTTCACACACCGATTCACAAGGAGATGACCAATTCAATTTAAAGTTGTCTGAAAAAAGAGCGCAGGTTGTTGCCGAATATCTGATTGAAAAAGGAATAGATAAAAAAAGAATTACCCATAGTGGGAAAGGAGAAACCCAAATTCGCAATCGTTGCTTCAATAATATTAACTGTTCGGATAAAGAACACGGTTACAACAGAAGAACTGAATTTAAGTTCAGTAAATAA
- a CDS encoding P-II family nitrogen regulator has translation MEFKSNFCLVTAILPKENANDIIKQSVPAEINSLCIISARGSIYKDKWYQKFTPSLNPEQTVIEILLPNNLADQIVQKIAEAAHLQSSGTGAVYCTPCEKSLFVSENEFEIASIEKPESEIHFRNNYSGIYCIIQKNLADSVALAAMRAGSPGPTVVFGQGRGIREKLGLLRVAISPEKELVRVVVDNYDVEPVFEAMVSEGKLDTPGMGFIYIMPVSKGLVNIASVAAGKHELATNHQIIKAIDEIKGGSEWRMNLNSSNKVQRKYLNDLVRLTCVTERGMGDALTQAAMASGAPGASITYGVKRKSNETQGTTGIAVNQEVEIIEMTLAPKVVDDIVTTMLKAADENKNNNLYFYTQKVPKALTYLG, from the coding sequence ATGGAATTTAAAAGTAATTTTTGTTTGGTTACCGCTATTCTTCCAAAAGAAAACGCTAACGATATAATAAAGCAGTCGGTTCCTGCTGAAATAAATTCATTGTGCATCATCAGTGCCAGAGGTTCTATTTATAAAGATAAGTGGTATCAGAAATTTACCCCTTCTTTAAATCCTGAACAAACAGTGATTGAAATATTATTGCCAAATAATCTTGCTGATCAAATCGTACAAAAAATTGCAGAAGCAGCGCACTTGCAAAGTTCCGGCACTGGTGCGGTTTACTGCACCCCTTGCGAAAAATCTTTGTTTGTTTCCGAAAATGAATTTGAAATAGCATCTATAGAGAAACCTGAAAGCGAGATTCATTTTAGAAATAATTATTCGGGCATTTATTGTATTATTCAAAAAAATCTGGCTGACTCTGTTGCATTGGCTGCTATGCGCGCGGGTTCACCCGGACCAACAGTTGTTTTTGGACAAGGCAGGGGTATTCGCGAAAAATTGGGTTTATTACGAGTGGCAATTAGTCCGGAAAAAGAATTGGTTCGCGTTGTTGTGGATAATTATGATGTTGAGCCGGTTTTTGAAGCCATGGTTTCAGAAGGAAAATTAGATACACCGGGTATGGGTTTTATTTACATCATGCCTGTATCAAAAGGTTTGGTTAACATTGCCAGTGTAGCAGCAGGTAAACATGAGCTGGCTACCAATCATCAAATTATAAAAGCCATTGATGAAATAAAAGGCGGAAGTGAATGGAGGATGAATTTAAATTCATCCAATAAAGTACAGCGTAAATACTTAAATGATTTGGTACGCTTAACTTGTGTTACCGAACGCGGAATGGGTGATGCCTTAACTCAGGCAGCCATGGCCTCAGGGGCGCCCGGTGCTAGTATTACCTATGGCGTTAAAAGAAAATCTAATGAAACGCAAGGCACAACCGGAATTGCCGTTAATCAGGAAGTTGAAATTATTGAAATGACTTTAGCTCCAAAAGTAGTTGATGATATAGTTACTACCATGCTTAAAGCCGCAGATGAAAATAAAAACAATAATTTATATTTCTATACACAAAAGGTGCCTAAAGCGCTAACTTATCTAGGATAA
- a CDS encoding transcriptional regulator, translated as MFNDLDTILHSQLRLAVISLLVTVKEAEFTYLKEQTKATAGNLSVQIQKLKDAGYIEVEKKFKDNYPQTLCRITDAGLKAFEIYFKNIQAYLKPKK; from the coding sequence ATGTTTAATGATTTGGATACCATATTGCATTCACAATTACGTTTAGCCGTGATATCCTTGCTGGTTACGGTTAAAGAAGCAGAGTTTACCTATTTGAAAGAACAAACCAAAGCAACAGCCGGAAATTTAAGTGTACAAATTCAAAAGTTAAAGGATGCAGGTTATATTGAAGTAGAAAAAAAATTTAAAGACAATTATCCGCAAACCTTATGCAGAATTACAGATGCCGGACTCAAAGCATTTGAAATTTATTTTAAAAACATACAAGCTTATTTAAAACCTAAAAAATAA
- a CDS encoding 2TM domain-containing protein, with the protein MNTLQDEKDRILWKQAKKRVEFRNHLYTYLVVNTFLWVLWFITGKEKEDGGIPWPLFCTLGWGFGLFWHFIGAYILKTGTSQIEKEFQKLKEQQNK; encoded by the coding sequence ATGAATACATTGCAAGACGAAAAAGATCGAATACTCTGGAAACAAGCTAAAAAGAGAGTTGAATTCAGAAATCATTTATACACCTATTTAGTGGTGAATACTTTCCTGTGGGTGTTGTGGTTTATAACCGGTAAGGAAAAAGAAGATGGGGGAATTCCCTGGCCTCTTTTTTGTACTTTAGGTTGGGGCTTTGGGTTATTCTGGCACTTTATCGGCGCTTATATTTTAAAAACCGGCACCTCGCAAATTGAAAAGGAATTTCAAAAATTGAAAGAGCAACAGAATAAATAA
- a CDS encoding DUF1538 domain-containing protein, translating into MLMLKDSFFAALQAIIPLCIFLFIVLRFLLREKVPYADEISLGIGFAVIGMAIFGIGISLGLTPLGTQLGSNIPSSFARIVPWGLDGYQGPLFGAGFAGKMVAIVFGFFLGYGATLAEPALNALGNTVEKITIGSFKKNLLMQTVAIGVGLGIAMGVFKIAYNVPLTYLLIPPYLLLIPLSLISSEAFVNFGWDSAGVTTGPITVPLVLAMGLGIGANVPGVIDGFGILALASVAPIIAVLTVGLIVSKSKKSATKKIN; encoded by the coding sequence ATGTTGATGCTGAAAGACTCTTTTTTTGCCGCATTGCAGGCCATAATTCCGCTTTGTATTTTTCTTTTTATTGTTCTTCGTTTTTTACTTCGCGAAAAAGTACCCTATGCCGATGAGATATCATTAGGTATAGGATTTGCCGTTATTGGAATGGCCATTTTTGGAATCGGTATTTCATTGGGATTAACTCCACTTGGAACACAGCTTGGCAGTAACATCCCTTCTTCTTTCGCTCGTATTGTTCCTTGGGGTTTAGACGGATATCAAGGACCGTTATTTGGTGCCGGATTTGCAGGAAAAATGGTGGCTATTGTGTTTGGATTTTTTCTGGGTTACGGGGCAACATTGGCTGAGCCCGCTTTAAATGCGTTAGGAAATACAGTTGAAAAAATCACCATTGGTTCATTCAAAAAGAATTTGCTCATGCAAACCGTTGCCATTGGAGTTGGATTAGGTATTGCCATGGGTGTATTTAAAATTGCCTACAATGTACCGCTTACTTATTTGTTAATTCCACCCTACTTGTTACTCATTCCACTATCCTTAATTTCATCTGAAGCCTTTGTTAATTTTGGATGGGATAGTGCAGGTGTTACAACCGGGCCTATTACCGTTCCGCTTGTACTAGCCATGGGTTTGGGTATTGGCGCCAACGTGCCGGGCGTTATAGACGGATTTGGAATTCTGGCGCTGGCTTCTGTTGCTCCAATTATAGCAGTGCTAACAGTTGGCTTAATTGTTTCTAAATCAAAAAAATCAGCAACCAAAAAAATAAATTAA